The following proteins are co-located in the Solanum pennellii chromosome 1, SPENNV200 genome:
- the LOC107028191 gene encoding dirigent protein 23-like, producing MKKIVLLVIFANIFTWVGQAQDQTSWAKRVDTGKEVVTTLQFYFHDKLSGSNPSAVQIAQAAGTNNSGTLFGSLLMIDDPLTIGPDPTSKLIGRARGLYGSAGQTDMGLIMAISYGFLDGIYQGSSFSLLSLNPAMNPVREMAIVGGTGLFRLARGYALAQTYSANPNGDAIVGYNVTIVTYV from the coding sequence atgaaaaaaattgttttgctTGTCATATTTGCGAACATATTTACATGGGTGGGTCAAGCACAAGACCAAACGTCATGGGCTAAGAGAGTTGATACAGGCAAAGAGGTTGTTACAACTCTTCAATTCTACTTCCACGACAAACTCAGTGGATCAAACCCGAGTGCAGTTCAAATCGCACAAGCTGCTGGGACTAACAATTCGGGTACCTTATTTGGGTCTTTGTTGATGATTGATGATCCACTTACTATTGGACCTGACCCAACTTCAAAGCTAATAGGTAGAGCCCGTGGACTATATGGGTCTGCTGGTCAAACTGATATGGGCCTTATCATGGCGATTAGTTATGGGTTCTTGGATGGTATCTATCAAGGGAGTTCATTTAGCCTATTGAGTTTGAACCCGGCAATGAACCCGGTTCGTGAGATGGCTATCGTTGGTGGGACCGGGCTTTTTCGGTTGGCCCGTGGGTATGCTCTTGCTCAAACGTATTCGGCAAATCCTAATGGTGATGCAATTGTTGGCTACAATGTTACAATTGTCAcatatgtttga
- the LOC107030924 gene encoding dirigent protein 1-like: MEKQIVIGLISLLILLTIATADKSPKAVEKWFKNLPYAKTKTTKFHFYFHEIFGGDNQTAPIIAQANNTTAQSPTFFGMLRMFDNPLTVGPDPNSKQVGRAQGIHGSPSLSELALFFDFNFVFTDGPYNGTTLSVMGRVAESQEYRELSIIGGSGIFRLAKGVATGKTYFSNDKLVIVEYNLIIIHY, translated from the coding sequence ATGGAGAAGCAAATAGTCATTGGATTAATAAGCTTGTTAATACTATTAACAATTGCCACAGCAGATAAAAGCCCAAAAGCAGTAGAAAAATGGTTCAAAAATCTCCCTTATGCAAAGACCAAAACCACCAAATTTCACTTCTACTTTCATGAAATTTTTGGAGGAGATAACCAAACAGCTCCTATAATTGCTCAAGCCAACAACACTACAGCTCAATCACCTACATTCTTTGGCATGTTGAGAATGTTCGACAACCCGTTGACTGTTGGGCCGGATCCTAATTCGAAACAAGTGGGCCGAGCCCAGGGAATCCATGGATCTCCATCATTGAGTGAGTTGGCCTTATTTTTCGACTTCAATTTTGTGTTCACTGATGGGCCTTATAATGGTACTACTTTGAGTGTGATGGGCCGGGTCGCTGAATCGCAAGAATACAGAGAACTGTCGATTATTGGTGGATCTGGAATTTTCCGGCTTGCTAAGGGTGTTGCTACTGGGAAGACTTATTTTTCTAACGATAAACTTGTTATTGTTGAGTATAATCTTATAATAATtcattattga
- the LOC107032710 gene encoding translocase of chloroplast 120, chloroplastic, with product MMENGEERFGKAQMDDWNGVVDETVEVRPEDKVAVVSHVSKESEGDEVFEEAIEPESPGFAVEDVVASEGRNDGNSGDINNSIEDSRNSESRDNVENFEEAVEVLHEIQHAYDESNQKTDVILKEEPSVEKESCHEIAAPDETEVVEKNIKVGKGKDDMSEVADLGAVIETETSVNWDERKDNSGEPTEFENGVFNHVNLGETQSDDDAKKTNSDQQDQEVYGKLDAQDADEAKAGNNVLQNQVHSYKDALLHDEKNVDVIETSAVQPAGHQDTADVHNNVSVSSGSVLKHEGDTEWEGVLKSLDSDVKDEEQKYISLNDASTNGHLSESLNPSDELKEEAGPSPERINGYNMNEEQIDVERTVPSPELVNKDEEQQIDGVKAVHSPELVNGSNKDEEQQIDGVKAISPEPVNGSNKVEGQQLDGEKAVCSPEPINCTNKDEQQIDGQDNDSVSILQGGHFPLKAEVTEKESTGPELMGDASDHQGLKLNESPTMEPGNLNDRTNEQKDVSVSDSSASLNHSGISVRGKVTADDEMSKSSEALPSDNNEKVSKVSQDAVVGVDKVVEKESVDKVIEKEPVSVVVKDLKQSVPRVRESEARSATEHPSSSNASATRIPAPAGLGRAAPLLEPAPRVVQQPRVNGTASPAQNQLVEESTNGEADEYDETREKLQMIRVKFLRLAHRNGQTPHNVVVAQVLYRLGLAEQLRGRSGGRVGAFSFDRASAMAEQLEAAGQEPLDFSCTIMVLGKTGVGKSATINSIFDEVKFDTDAFQVGTKKVQDVVGTVQGIKVRVIDTPGLLPSWSDQRQNEKILHSVKRFIKKTPPDIVLYLDRLDMQSRDNGDMPLLRTITEIFGPSIWFNAIVVLTHAASAPPEGPNGTVTSYDMFVTQRSHVVQQAIRQAAGDMRLMNPVSLVENHSACRTNRAGQRVLPNGQVWRPHLLLLSFASKILAEANTLLKLQDSSAPGQPYATRTRSPPLPFLLSSLLQSRPQVKLPAEQFDDDDEALDDDLDESSESEDESEYDQLPPFKRLTKAQLAKLSKEQKKAYNDELEYREKLYMKKQLKEERKRRKMMKKMQAAAESLPPTDPSENVDEETGGASSVPVPMPDLALPASFDSDNPTHRYRYLDSSNQWLVRPVLEPNGWDHDVGYEGINVERLFVVKDKIPISLSSQVSKDKKDTNLQMEIASSVKHGHGKATSLGFDMQSVGKDLAYTLRSETRFCNYRKNKATAGLSVTLLGDVMTGGVKIEDRLTFNRRGSLVVSGGAMFGRGDAAYGGSLEATLRDKDHPLGRFLSTLGLSVMDWHGDLAIGCNSQTQIPIGRYTNLIGRVNINNKGSGQVSIRLNSSEQLQIALISLIPLVRKLISYSQPAQYG from the coding sequence ATGATGGAAAATGGGGAGGAAAGATTTGGCAAGGCCCAAATGGACGACTGGAATGGTGTAGTAGATGAAACTGTTGAAGTGCGGCCGGAGGATAAGGTAGCTGTGGTGTCACATGTATCAAAGGAATCGGAAGGGGATGAAGTATTTGAGGAGGCAATTGAGCCAGAATCTCCTGGTTTTGCTGTTGAGGATGTAGTTGCTAGTGAGGGAAGAAATGATGGCAACTCTGGGGATATTAATAATTCTATTGAGGACAGTAGGAACTCTGAGTCAAGGGACAATGTTGAGAACTTTGAGGAAGCAGTTGAAGTTTTACATGAGATACAGCATGCCTATGATGAGTCTAATCAGAAGACGGATGTTATCTTGAAAGAGGAGCCTTCAGTTGAGAAGGAAAGTTGTCATGAAATCGCTGCACCGGATGAAACAGAAGTGGTTGAGAAGAATATCAAAGTAGGGAAGGGCAAAGATGACATGTCTGAGGTTGCAGATCTGGGTGCTGTTATAGAAACTGAAACTTCAGTGAATTGGGATGAAAGGAAAGATAATTCTGGCGAACCAACTGAATTTGAGAATGGAGTTTTCAATCATGTGAACTTGGGAGAAACTCAAAGTGATGATGATGCAAAGAAAACAAATTCTGATCAACAGGATCAAGAGGTTTATGGAAAATTGGATGCTCAGGATGCCGATGAAGCGAAAGCGGGTAATAATGTTCTGCAGAACCAGGTTCATTCATACAAAGATGCATTGCTGCATGACGAAAAGAATGTTGATGTGATTGAAACATCTGCTGTTCAGCCTGCTGGACATCAGGACACTGCTGACGTCCACAACAATGTCTCAGTTAGTTCTGGCTCTGTGCTGAAACATGAAGGAGATACCGAATGGGAAGGAGTGCTTAAATCTCTGGATTCTGATGTTAAGGATGAAGAGCAGAAATATATTTCTCTTAATGATGCTTCCACAAATGGTCACCTCAGTGAAAGCTTGAACCCAAGTGATGAACTCAAAGAAGAAGCAGGGCCTAGTCCAGAAAGGATTAATGGTTATAATATGAATGAAGAGCAGATAGATGTAGAAAGAACAGTGCCTAGTCCAGAACTAGTTAACAAGGATGAGGAGCAGCAGATAGATGGAGTAAAAGCAGTGCATAGTCCAGAACTCGTTAATGGAAGTAATAAGGATGAAGAGCAGCAGATAGATGGAGTAAAAGCCATTAGTCCAGAACCAGTCAACGGTAGTAATAAAGTTGAAGGGCAGCAGTTAGATGGAGAAAAGGCCGTGTGTAGTCCAGAACCAATTAACTGTACTAATAAGGATGAACAGCAGATAGATGGTCAAGACAACGACTCTGTTTCTATTCTACAAGGAGGTCACTTCCCCTTAAAGGCAGAAGTGACAGAAAAAGAATCAACTGGTCCAGAACTAATGGGTGATGCTTCTGATCATCAAGGACTGAAATTAAATGAGTCCCCTACTATGGAACCAGGAAATTTGAATGACAGGACCAATGAGCAGAAAGATGTTTCCGTTTCTGACTCTTCAGCTTCTTTGAACCATTCCGGAATTTCAGTTAGGGGTAAAGTGACTGCAGATGATGAAATGTCTAAATCATCAGAAGCATTGCCCTCTGACAATAATGAGAAGGTCTCGAAGGTTTCTCAAGATGCAGTTGTTGGAGTTGATAAAGTTGTAGAGAAGGAATCGGTTGATAAAGTTATAGAGAAGGAACCGGTGTCAGTTGTTGTAAAGGACCTGAAGCAAAGTGttcctagggttagggaatcTGAAGCCAGATCTGCAACGGAGCATCCATCATCTTCCAATGCATCTGCAACTCGGATACCGGCACCTGCCGGCCTTGGTCGTGCTGCCCCACTATTGGAACCTGCTCCCCGAGTGGTTCAGCAGCCTCGTGTAAATGGAACAGCATCTCCAGCACAAAACCAGCTTGTTGAAGAATCTACAAATGGAGAGGCTGATGAATATGATGAGACACGTGAGAAGCTCCAGATGATAAGAGTCAAGTTTTTGCGTCTAGCTCATCGGAATGGACAGACTCCACATAATGTGGTTGTTGCCCAAGTCTTGTATAGATTGGGATTGGCTGAACAGCTGCGGGGGAGAAGTGGAGGTCGTGTTGGTGCTTTTAGTTTTGATCGTGCAAGTGCTATGGCCGAGCAACTCGAGGCAGCTGGACAAGAACCCCTGGACTTCTCTTGCACAATAATGGTTCTTGGAAAAACTGGTGTTGGTAAAAGTGCAACCATAAATTCGATATTTGATGAAGTTAAGTTTGACACTGATGCTTTCCAGGTAGGGACAAAAAAGGTTCAGGATGTTGTTGGCACTGTGCAGGGAATCAAGGTTCGGGTGATTGACACTCCTGGGCTTCTTCCTTCCTGGTCAGACCAGCGCCAGAATGAGAAGATCCTTCATTCTGTCAAACGGTTTATTAAGAAGACACCCCCAGATATTGTTCTGTATCTTGACAGGTTGGATATGCAGAGCAGAGATAATGGTGATATGCCATTGTTGAGGACAATTACTGAAATTTTCGGACCATCAATATGGTTTAATGCCATAGTTGTTCTGACACATGCTGCGTCTGCTCCACCTGAAGGCCCCAATGGTACTGTAACAAGCTATGACATGTTTGTAACTCAGCGCTCTCATGTTGTCCAGCAAGCTATACGTCAGGCTGCTGGAGATATGCGCCTTATGAATCCTGTTTCGCTAGTTGAGAATCACTCAGCATGCAGGACTAACAGGGCTGGACAGAGGGTGCTGCCTAATGGACAGGTTTGGAGGCCTCACTTGTTACTTCTGTCATTTGCATCAAAAATTTTGGCTGAAGCAAACACATTGCTTAAATTACAAGATAGTAGCGCACCAGGACAGCCTTATGCCACTAGAACAAGATCTCCTCCTTTACCTTTCCTATTGTCATCCCTTCTACAGTCAAGGCCACAGGTTAAACTACCAGCAGAAcaatttgatgatgatgatgaggctTTAGATGATGATCTGGATGAGTCTTCAGAGTCGGAAGATGAATCAGAATATGATCAACTGCCACCTTTCAAGCGCTTGACCAAAGCACAGCTAGCAAAGTTGTCCAAAGAGCAGAAGAAGGCCTACAATGATGAGTTAGAATACAGGGAAAAGCTTTATATGAAAAAGCAGTTGAAGGAAGAGAGGAAGAGGcggaagatgatgaagaaaatgCAAGCTGCGGCTGAAAGTTTACCACCAACTGATCCCAGCGAAAATGTAGATGAAGAGACTGGTGGTGCATCATCAGTGCCAGTACCCATGCCAGACTTGGCGTTACCTGCTTCATTTGATTCTGATAATCCAACTCATAGATATCGATATCTGGATTCTTCAAATCAGTGGCTTGTGAGGCCTGTTCTAGAACCCAACGGTTGGGACCATGATGTTGGTTATGAGGGCATCAACGTAGAAAGATTGTTTGTTGTCAAAGACAAGATCCCTATATCTTTGTCCAGTCAGGTTTCAAAGGACAAAAAGGACACCAATCTTCAAATGGAAATTGCAAGTTCAGTGAAGCATGGGCATGGAAAAGCAACTTCTTTAGGTTTTGATATGCAGTCAGTTGGTAAAGACCTAGCTTATACTCTTCGCAGTGAGACCAGATTCTGCAATTATAGGAAGAATAAGGCGACAGCTGGTCTTTCAGTAACTCTCTTAGGTGACGTCATGACAGGTGGGGTGAAAATTGAGGACAGGTTAACTTTTAATAGACGGGGATCTTTGGTTGTGTCTGGGGGAGCCATGTTTGGCCGTGGTGATGCTGCTTATGGTGGTAGTTTGGAAGCGACATTGCGAGACAAAGATCATCCTCTTGGTCGTTTCCTCTCAACCTTGGGCCTCTCGGTTATGGACTGGCATGGAGATCTTGCTATCGGATGCAATTCACAAACGCAGATACCTATTGGACGATACACAAACTTGATTGGCCGTGTCAACATTAACAATAAAGGATCTGGACAAGTCAGTATCCGTTTGAACAGCTCAGAACAGCTTCAGATTGCTTTGATAAGCTTAATTCCACTTGTCAGAAAGCTGATTAGCTACTCTCAACCAGCACAATAtggatga
- the LOC107015712 gene encoding PI-PLC X-box domain-containing protein DDB_G0293730-like, producing MGSFFSKQVERRKSIHTQKKLLYDLKEKTSSNFPGSDYHSDNRKNWMSTLALEKLHVNQIIWPGTHDSATNKIGIPFISRPFARTQSMSIYNQLVTGTRVLDIRVQEDSRVCHGILVSYHVDVVINDVKKFLSETQSEIIILEIRTEFGHDDPPEFDKYLEDQLGEFLIHQDNSVFNKTVAELLPKRVICVWKPRKSAQPKHGSPLWSAGYLKDNWIDTDLPETKFESNMKYLSEQPGVTSRKYFYRVENTVTPQADNPVLCVKPVTNRIRPYARLFINESISRGYSDRLQIYSTDFIDEDFVDACIGLTNARIEGKL from the exons atgggttcttttttttctaaacaagTGGAgagaagaaaatcaattcatactCAGAAAAAACTTTTGTATGatcttaaggaaaaaactaGCAGTAACTTTCCTGGTTCTGATTATCACTCAGATAATCGAAAAAATTGGATGTCAACACTCGCCCTAGAGAAACTTCACGTGAACCAGATAATTTGGCCCGGTACCCATGATTCAGCAACAAACAAAATTGGAATCCCATTTATTTCGCGTCCGTTCGCCCGAACCCAATCTATGTCCATTTACAATCAGCTG GTAACGGGCACTCGTGTACTTGACATCAGAGTTCAAGAAGATAGTCGTGTCTGTCATGGCATCCTAGTTTCTTACCATGTCGACGTTGTGATCAACGATGTGAAGAAATTCTTATCTGAGACCCAATCGGAGATCATAATTCTGGAGATCCGAACAGAGTTTGGACACGATGATCCACCGGAATTCGACAAGTACTTAGAGGATCAATTGGGGGAATTTCTTATTCACCAAGACAACTCTGTTTTCAACAAGACAGTAGCAGAGTTATTGCCAAAAAGAGTAATATGTGTTTGGAAACCAAGAAAATCAGCTCAGCCAAAACATGGAAGTCCGTTGTGGAGCGCTGGGTATTTAAAGGACAATTGGATTGACACTGATTTGCCTGAAACAAAATTCGAGAGCAATATGAAGTATTTGAGTGAGCAGCCAGGGGTGACATCCCGGAAATATTTTTACAGAGTGGAGAATACGGTGACGCCTCAGGCGGATAATCCGGTGTTGTGTGTGAAACCGGTGACGAATCGGATTCGTCCATATGCGAGGTTGTTTATAAATGAGAGTATTTCTAGAGGTTATAGTGATCGGTTACAAATATATTCAACTGATTTTATTGATGAAGATTTTGTGGATGCTTGTATTGGACTTACAAATGCAAGGATTGAAGGCAAACTTTGA
- the LOC107008570 gene encoding uncharacterized protein LOC107008570: protein MGSFFSKQMERRRAISTQKKLLCDLKEKDNTDFPGCDHCPGDRKNWMSTLALDKLHVNKIVWPGTHDSATNKIGIPFISRPFARTQSLSIYNQLVMGTRVLDIRVQKDGRVCHGILVSYNVDVVINDVKKFLSETQSEIIILEIRTEFGHDDPPEFDKYLENQLGEFLIHQDDSVFNKTVAELLPKRVICVWKPRKSAQPKHGSSLWSAGYLKDNWIDTDLPETKFESNMKHLSEQHPVTSRKYFYRVENTVTPQADNPVLCVKPVTNRIRPHARLFIKECICRGYGDRLQIYSTDFIDEDFVDACVGLTNARIEGKL from the exons ATGGGTTCTTTTTTCTCTAAACAGATGGAAAGAAGAAGAGCAATCAGTACTCAGAAGAAACTTCTTTGTGATCTCAAGGAGAAAGATAACACCGATTTCCCTGGTTGTGATCATTGCCCAGGAGATAGGAAAAATTGGATGTCAACACTTGCTCTCGATAAACTTCATGTGAATAAAATCGTTTGGCCTGGTACACATGATTCAGCAACTAACAAAATTGGGATCCCATTTATTTCTCGACCTTTTGCCCGAACACAATCCCTCTCCATTTACAATCAGCTG GTAATGGGCACCCGTGTTCTTGACATCAGAGTTCAAAAAGATGGTCGTGTCTGTCATGGTATTCTAGTTTCTTACAACGTTGATGTTGTGATCAACGATGTGAAGAAATTCTTATCTGAGACCCAATCGGAGATCATAATTCTTGAGATCCGAACAGAGTTTGGACACGATGATCCACCGGAATTCGACAAGTATTTAGAGAATCAATTGGGGGAATTTCTTATTCACCAAGACGACTCTGTTTTCAACAAGACAGTAGCAGAGTTATTGCCGAAAAGAGTAATATGTGTTTGGAAACCAAGAAAATCAGCTCAGCCAAAACATGGAAGTTCGTTGTGGAGCGCTGGGTATTTAAAGGACAATTGGATTGACACTGATTTGCCTGAAACAAAATTCGAGAGCAATATGAAGCATTTGAGTGAGCAACATCCGGTGACATCCCGGAAATATTTTTACAGAGTGGAGAATACGGTAACGCCTCAGGCAGATAATCCGGTGTTGTGTGTGAAACCGGTGACGAATCGGATTCGTCCACATGCTAGGTTGTTTATAAAGGAGTGTATTTGTCGGGGTTATGGTGATCGGTTACAAATATATTCTACTGATTTTATTGATGAAGATTTTGTGGATGCTTGTGTTGGGCTTACAAATGCACGGATTGAAGGCAAGCTCTGA
- the LOC107016056 gene encoding uncharacterized protein LOC107016056, translating to MADIVKQILARPIQLADQVTKAADEVCNFKADCLEIKAKTERLAALLRQAARASNDLYERPTRRIIDDTEQVLDKALTLVFKCCARGLSRVFTIIPNAALKKTSQQLENSCGDVQWLLRVSTPADDRDDEYLGLPPIAANEPILCLIWEQIAILCTGSLEDRSDAAASLVSLARDNERYGKLIIEEGGVAPLLKLAKEGRMEGQENASRAIGLLGRDPESVEQIVNAGVCSVFAKILKDGHMKIQVVVAWAISELAANHHKCQDHFAQANTIRLLVSHLAFETIQEHSKYAIATKHQNMSIHTAAMAHSNSSSTSKFSDTGGKLEDDDNRTHSKILHPMDNQATNQIHSLVTSAMALKSQAQNQPNNPITSTNQQQQRQNPNQQRSHHVGLTGTSIKGREYEDPATKAEMKAMAARALRHLCAGNVSICTHITESRALLCFAVLLEKGHDEVQYHSAMALMEITGVAELNSDLRRAAFKPTAPAAKAVLDQFLRIINQEDSELLIPSIRSIGHLARTFRATETRLIGPLVVLLDDREPEVTREAAIALNKFASSDNFLRVNHCKAIIQAGGTKHLVPHVYFGEQMVQVPCLILLSYIATHVPDSEALADDNAHIVLEWATKQGHLMQDPTVEELVNQGRESMELYQSRGSRL from the exons ATGGCGGACATAGTGAAACAAATTCTAGCACGGCCAATACAATTGGCAGACCAGGTAACAAAAGCGGCAGATGAAGTTTGTAATTTTAAGGCAGATTGTCTTGAAATTAAAGCGAAAACAGAGAGGCTGGCCGCGCTGCTAAGACAGGCAGCGCGAGCGAGCAATGACTTGTACGAGCGTCCAACGCGTCGAATCATTGATGACACGGAACAAGTTTTAGACAAGGCACTTACTCTTGTATTTAAATGTTGTGCAAGGGGATTGAGTCGGGTTTTCACGATTATACCAAATGCTGCATTGAAGAAAACGTCACAACAGCTTGAGAATTCATGTGGTGATGTTCAATGGCTGTTACGTGTGTCTACTCCAGCGGATGATCGTGATGATGAGTATCTCGGGCTTCCTCCAATTGCAGCTAATGAACCAATTTTGTGTCTGATATGGGAACAGATTGCAATTTTGTGTACAGGGTCGTTAGAAGATCGTTCTGATGCAGCGGCTTCGCTTGTATCATTGGCTAGGGACAATGAGCGTTATGGGAAGTTGATTATAGAAGAAGGTGGGGTTGCACCATTGTTGAAATTGGCTAAAGAAGGACGAATGGAGGGTCAGGAGAACGCATCGAGGGCTATTGGTCTTCTTGGTAGAGACCCTGAAAGTGTTGAACAAATTGTAAATGCTGGTGTCTGTTCTGTGTTTGCTAAGATTCTAAAAGATGGGCATATGAAAATTCAGGTTGTAGTGGCTTGGGCAATTTCAGAATTGGCTGCAAATCATCACAAATGTCAAGATCATTTTGCTCAAGCAAATACTATTAGGCTATTGGTTAGTCATCTGGCTTTTGAAACAATTCAAGAACATAGTAAATATGCTATTGCTACAAAACATCAGAACATGTCCATACACACTGCTGCCATGGCACATTCTAATTCTTCTAGTACTAGCAAATTCAGTGATACTGGAGGTAAACTTGAAGATGATGACAATAGAACTCATAGTAAAATTCTTCATCCTATGGATAATCAAGCAACCAACCAAATTCATAGTTTGGTTACAAGCGCGATGGCCTTGAAATCCCAGGCACAGAATCAGCCCAACAATCCTATAACAAGTACAAATCAACAGCAGCAGCGACAAAACCCGAATCAGCAGAGGAGCCACCATGTTGGACTGACAGGGACTAGCATTAAAGGGAGGGAATATGAAGATCCTGCTACAAAAGCTGAAATGAAAGCAATGGCTGCCAGAGCACTGAGGCATCTGTGTGCAGGAAATGTTAGCATTTGTACTCATATTACAGAATCCCGAGCTCTTTTATGCTTTGCCGTTTTGCTAGAGAAAGGCCATGATGAAGTACAATATCATTCAGCCATGGCACTTATGGAGATCACAG GAGTTGCTGAGCTAAATTCAGACTTGAGACGTGCAGCTTTCAAGCCGACTGCACCTGCTGCTAAAGCTGTGCttgatcaatttttgagaattaTCAACCAGGAAGATTCAGAATTGCTCATTCCAAGCATCAGATCTATAGGCCATCTGGCAAGGACCTTTCGAGCAACGGAAACCAGACTCATTGGTCCATTGGTGGTTCTGTTAGATGATAGGGAACCAGAAGTAACTAGGGAAGCTGCAATTGCATTGAACAAATTCGCTTCCTCTGATAATTTCCTGAGAGTCAATCACTGCAAGGCCATAATACAAGCAGGAGGTACCAAGCACCTAGTTCCACATGTTTACTTTGGTGAACAAATGGTTCAAGTTCCTTGTTTGATTCTCTTGAGTTACATAGCAACACATGTTCCTGATAGTGAGGCATTAGCTGATGACAATGCACATATAGTGTTGGAGTGGGCTACAAAACAGGGACACCTAATGCAAGATCCTACTGTTGAAGAACTTGTGAACCAAGGCAGAGAAAGCATGGAACTTTATCAGTCCAGAGGCTCACGCCTGTGA
- the LOC107027587 gene encoding glycine-rich protein 2-like: MAEEQRCKGIVKWFSNEKCFGFISPKDGSTDLFVHQSGIRSQGFRSLSDGEEVEYVIESGNDGRSKAVDVTGPDGAPVSGGGGGYGGYGGSRGGSRGYVDGDSGYGGGNRGYGGGRGGGGGGCYHCGESGHFARDCNQNESGGGRGGGGRGGGGRCYKCGEDGHFARECTSGGQ, translated from the coding sequence ATGGCGGAAGAACAAAGGTGTAAAGGAATCGTCAAATGGTTCAGTAACGAGAAGTGCTTTGGGTTTATATCTCCTAAAGATGGTTCTACTGATCTCTTTGTTCACCAGTCCGGTATTAGATCTCAGGGTTTCCGTAGTCTCTCTGATGGTGAGGAAGTAGAGTACGTGATTGAGTCCGGCAATGATGGCCGTTCCAAGGCTGTTGATGTTACCGGGCCTGATGGAGCACCGGTTTCTGGAGGTGGTGGTGGTTATGGTGGCTACGGTGGTAGCCGAGGTGGAAGCCGTGGATACGTTGATGGAGACAGTGGATACGGTGGAGGTAATCGAGGATACGGCGGGGGAAGAGGTGGTGGTGGAGGCGGTTGTTATCACTGTGGTGAATCAGGCCACTTCGCTCGTGATTGTAACCAGAATGAAAGCGGTGGTGGTAGAGGAGGTGGTGGACGAGGAGGCGGTGGCCGTTGCTACAAATGTGGCGAGGACGGCCACTTTGCCCGTGAATGCACCAGTGGTGGTCAGTGA
- the LOC107008248 gene encoding glycine-rich protein 2-like: MADEGCERLKGTVKWFSDQKGFGFITPADGSEDLFVHQSGIRSEGFRSLAEGEDVEYQIESGSDGRAKASDVTGPNEAAVKGGSRSGGGRDGGGYGGGGGYGGGGGYGGGRGGNRGYGGGDSGYGGGSRGGGGYGGGGGYGGGGGGGGGCFKCGESGHFARECPQDGGSGGGGGGRYSGGGGGRYSGGGGGGGGCYKCGEEGHFARECTSGGH, translated from the coding sequence ATGGCTGATGAGGGTTGTGAGAGGCTCAAGGGAACTGTCAAGTGGTTTAGTGACCAGAAGGGGTTTGGGTTCATCACCCCCGCCGATGGCTCTGAAGATCTGTTTGTTCACCAGTCTGGTATCAGATCTGAAGGATTCAGAAGCCTAGCTGAAGGTGAGGATGTTGAGTATCAGATTGAGTCTGGCTCAGATGGTAGGGCTAAGGCTTCCGATGTTACTGGACCTAATGAAGCGGCTGTTAAAGGAGGTTCCCGCAGCGGTGGAGGACGTGATGGAGGTGGTTACGGCGGAGGCGGTGGCTACGGTGGAGGCGGTGGTTACGGTGGTGGCCGAGGAGGAAATCGTGGTTATGGAGGTGGTGACAGTGGCTACGGAGGAGGTAGCCGAGGTGGTGGTGGCTACGGAGGCGGTGGAGGCTACGGAGGAGGTGGCGGAGGCGGCGGAGGCTGCTTCAAATGTGGAGAATCTGGGCATTTCGCTAGAGAATGTCCACAGGATGGTGGCAGTGGCGGAGGCGGTGGAGGTAGATATTCTGGTGGTGGAGGTGGTAGGTACTCCGGTGGCGGCGGCGGCGGCGGAGGCTGCTACAAATGCGGCGAAGAAGGTCATTTCGCCCGCGAGTGCACCAGCGGCGGCCATTGA